The following proteins are co-located in the Acidobacteriota bacterium genome:
- a CDS encoding VCBS repeat-containing protein yields MQRFPLQRFLPRRAGVVLAGAALVCTALGHLAASSQPAATGSSGVTFERQEIRREFGVGYAVTTADMNADGKPDVVAISGTQLVWFENPTWKEHVVLDGKTPKDNVTLAPHDIDGDGRMDVAIGATWNPRDTAGGGTLHWTRQTADGAPWPLFDITNEPTLHRIKWADVDGKGGPELIVTPLHGRGTSPPDWPEAGARIVVLSVPAQPASQPWPSEIADDSLHILHNFLPVRFTRQDRDELLTASREGLHLLTRSDDGTWQKRKVGEGSPGEIKMGSVGGRRMLATVEPWHGTSVIVYREPDSGAASSALWPRTTADATLTGGHAIAWADLDVDGDDELVAGWRDGAAGLVAYDITKDGAVERRTPIDMGGMATEDVTTADLDGDGRPEIIAAGRRTSNVVIYWNRTGR; encoded by the coding sequence ATGCAACGGTTCCCCCTGCAACGTTTCCTGCCGCGCCGTGCCGGTGTCGTGCTGGCTGGCGCGGCGTTGGTGTGTACCGCCCTGGGCCATCTCGCCGCGTCTTCGCAGCCGGCCGCGACGGGCTCGAGCGGCGTGACGTTCGAGCGACAGGAGATCCGCCGCGAGTTCGGCGTCGGCTACGCCGTCACGACGGCGGACATGAACGCTGACGGCAAGCCAGACGTTGTCGCCATCAGCGGAACGCAGCTCGTCTGGTTCGAGAATCCGACCTGGAAGGAACACGTCGTCCTCGACGGGAAGACGCCGAAGGACAACGTCACCCTCGCGCCGCACGACATCGACGGCGATGGACGGATGGACGTGGCGATCGGCGCCACGTGGAATCCCCGCGACACGGCGGGCGGTGGCACGCTGCACTGGACGAGGCAGACGGCCGACGGCGCGCCGTGGCCCCTGTTCGACATCACGAACGAGCCGACGCTGCACCGCATCAAGTGGGCGGACGTCGACGGGAAGGGCGGGCCCGAGCTCATCGTCACGCCGCTCCACGGCCGTGGCACGAGCCCGCCGGACTGGCCAGAAGCCGGCGCGCGCATCGTCGTGCTGTCGGTGCCCGCGCAGCCGGCCAGCCAGCCGTGGCCGTCGGAGATCGCCGACGACAGTCTTCACATCCTGCACAACTTCCTGCCGGTGCGGTTCACACGGCAGGATCGCGACGAACTGCTCACCGCGAGTCGTGAAGGTCTGCACCTGCTGACGCGCTCGGACGACGGTACGTGGCAGAAGCGCAAGGTGGGGGAGGGTTCGCCCGGCGAGATCAAGATGGGGAGCGTCGGCGGCAGACGCATGCTCGCGACAGTCGAGCCGTGGCACGGCACGTCCGTCATCGTGTATCGCGAGCCAGACAGCGGCGCCGCATCATCGGCGCTGTGGCCCCGGACGACAGCGGATGCCACGCTGACAGGCGGTCATGCGATCGCGTGGGCCGACCTCGATGTCGATGGCGACGATGAACTTGTGGCGGGGTGGCGCGATGGCGCCGCCGGCCTCGTTGCCTACGACATCACGAAGGACGGTGCTGTCGAGCGACGGACGCCGATCGACATGGGCGGCATGGCCACCGAGGACGTGACGACAGCCGACCTCGATGGCGACGGCCGCCCGGAGATCATCGCCGCCGGCCGCCGCACATCGAACGTGGTCATCTACTGGAACAGGACGGGGAGGTGA
- a CDS encoding PEP-CTERM sorting domain-containing protein encodes MRRTTPFLVVLAVLASGSIAAAAPVLPLWYDTLNGHTGSYNYWDESYNGTGNTAADGAPLTGGLGDLTDGIIATTNWFDAEAPAGNGPYVGWDGIDPTITFYFTGGTTIDSLTIHVDDSNGAGGVSTPRAIRINGTTYSLTDDPGGAPVAFTFSQLAATGPLELQLFRDDENGHSWVFLSEVTFQSASVPEPGGLLLLGVGLLATHWIVGRVRRA; translated from the coding sequence ATGCGTCGCACAACACCATTCCTCGTCGTACTGGCCGTCCTCGCCAGCGGATCGATCGCCGCCGCCGCTCCGGTGCTGCCCCTCTGGTACGACACGCTCAACGGCCACACGGGGTCGTACAACTACTGGGACGAGAGTTACAACGGCACCGGAAACACGGCTGCAGATGGCGCGCCACTGACCGGCGGCCTCGGAGACCTGACAGACGGAATCATTGCGACCACCAACTGGTTCGACGCCGAGGCGCCTGCCGGCAATGGCCCCTACGTCGGCTGGGACGGCATCGATCCCACCATCACGTTCTACTTCACGGGCGGGACCACCATCGACTCGCTGACGATCCACGTCGACGACTCGAACGGGGCAGGTGGCGTGTCGACACCCAGAGCGATCCGCATCAACGGAACCACCTATTCGTTGACCGACGACCCCGGTGGAGCGCCCGTCGCGTTCACCTTCTCGCAGCTCGCAGCCACGGGGCCGCTCGAACTGCAGCTGTTCCGCGACGACGAGAACGGGCACTCGTGGGTGTTCCTGAGCGAAGTCACGTTCCAGAGTGCGTCGGTGCCCGAACCGGGTGGCCTGCTGCTCCTCGGCGTCGGCCTGCTGGCCACCCACTGGATCGTCGGCCGCGTGCGTCGCGCCTGA
- a CDS encoding substrate-binding domain-containing protein: protein MRMRWMVTAAVLAVAMGCGGDGGRKSGITIGFVPKGSTHEHWKRVKLGAERAAAEYTAAGTPVEVIWTGPMREDDREQQVQVVEGFTSQGVSGIVLAPLDSTALRRPVEEAARAGIPTVIFDSALTKPNPTVSYVSTDNGRGGHLAGRRMGELLGGKGTVLLLRYQEGSAATEEREQGFLDELRSSFPGVTVISSDQYAGATRDTAKRASENLLNQYGDRLDGIFTSNESATAGMLLALQDIGKAGSVTFVGFDYSASFIEPLRAGQIHGFVAQNPINMGYLGVKTMVDHLQGKPVSEVVDTGVVLVTPDSFDEPEIQAVIDPPGVP from the coding sequence ATGCGCATGCGATGGATGGTGACGGCGGCGGTGCTCGCGGTCGCGATGGGGTGCGGCGGCGACGGCGGACGGAAGTCGGGCATCACGATAGGCTTCGTGCCGAAGGGCTCGACGCACGAGCACTGGAAGCGCGTGAAGCTTGGCGCCGAGCGTGCGGCGGCCGAGTACACGGCCGCGGGCACGCCAGTCGAGGTGATCTGGACGGGCCCCATGCGCGAAGACGATCGGGAGCAGCAGGTCCAGGTCGTGGAGGGGTTCACGAGTCAGGGCGTGTCCGGCATCGTGCTCGCGCCGCTCGACAGCACGGCGTTGCGTCGTCCGGTCGAGGAAGCCGCGCGAGCAGGGATCCCCACGGTGATCTTCGACTCGGCGCTCACGAAGCCGAACCCCACCGTCAGCTACGTCAGCACCGACAACGGCAGGGGCGGCCACCTCGCCGGCCGGCGCATGGGCGAACTGCTCGGCGGCAAGGGGACCGTGCTGTTGCTGCGCTATCAGGAAGGCTCGGCGGCGACGGAGGAGCGCGAGCAGGGATTCCTCGACGAGCTGCGATCGAGCTTCCCTGGCGTCACGGTGATCTCCTCCGATCAATACGCGGGCGCCACGCGCGACACGGCCAAGCGCGCGTCGGAGAACCTGCTCAATCAGTACGGCGATCGCCTCGACGGCATCTTCACGTCCAACGAATCGGCCACCGCGGGCATGCTGCTCGCGCTCCAGGACATCGGCAAGGCCGGTTCGGTGACCTTCGTTGGCTTCGACTACAGCGCCAGCTTCATCGAGCCGCTGCGCGCGGGACAGATTCACGGCTTCGTCGCGCAGAACCCCATCAACATGGGCTACCTCGGCGTGAAGACGATGGTCGATCACCTGCAGGGCAAGCCCGTCAGTGAAGTCGTCGACACGGGTGTCGTGCTCGTCACGCCGGATTCGTTCGACGAACCCGAGATTCAGGCGGTGATCGATCCGCCGGGAGTGCCGTGA